The Deltaproteobacteria bacterium DNA window TTCCGAGGCCTATAACAACCTGGGTGTCATCTATCTCGAACAGGGCCAGATCCAGCAGGCGATAGAGTCTTTCAAGAAGGCTCTCAGCAATCCACTCTACAGCAATCCTCAGGATGCCCACTACAATCTTGGCAGGGCCTATTTGAAGCGCAAAGAATACGGCAAAGCCATCCTGCAATTGAAGCAGGCGGTGCAGATTATTCCTGAATTTGCCTCGGCTTACAACAGCCTTGGCGAGGCGTACCAGGGCATGAACATGCTGGCCGAGGCAGAAGGCTCTTACCGCAAGGCACTCAATTATGCCCCCGAATATGCCAAGGCCAGGTTGAATCTGGGGAGGTTGCTCTACCAGCAGAGAAGATTCAGTGAAGCGCGGCAGGCTTTCGTGGAAGTCATGCGGCAGGCCCCCGCATCCAACGAGGCTGAAGAGGCACGAA harbors:
- a CDS encoding tetratricopeptide repeat protein — protein: MKKKRAERYVNEGVLALRGRDPNLALERFLKALKDDPENPYVHYNIAIAYWAKRDTAKAKLHFEEAIRLKPGYSEAYNNLGVIYLEQGQIQQAIESFKKALSNPLYSNPQDAHYNLGRAYLKRKEYGKAILQLKQAVQIIPEFASAYNSLGEAYQGMNMLAEAEGSYRKALNYAPEYAKARLNLGRLLYQQRRFSEARQAFVEVMRQAPASNEAEEARSYLQSLP